In a genomic window of Styela clava chromosome 11, kaStyClav1.hap1.2, whole genome shotgun sequence:
- the LOC120346916 gene encoding uncharacterized protein LOC120346916 yields the protein MSKRTTVNGGNQDMDKDLTEEKYKLLHKGGGQDDFIHAPIDKLGVAGRWLRHKLLDGILVGTPVLQTIQKHRTPKRTLLMKMISFLGTEDFYTVLFLLIIWCLDGRLGRLFGVLMGIGFYAAGFFKSLLCLPRPPFNKVKPEEKAYDWALPSHHSLLGTILPWYIWIYINVHQELSSVQLTCLFLVISSWSFSVMFSRLYLGVHSPADIVSGGFVGVLVLSLWLQVDDIVDNFISQQKVENPLQCVLLFAALLYLHPKCDPGNPSFTDNCCLAGVVTGLIIGRSQRSRLLGFPSLLETLPLDTPLSNFIFLTSMRLIVGAIFVFVARTILKFIVTTVIEIVFKLLGLQFYSSSTYRDAGHTRFKHYNENFRLPPIYIKQAENEDDELSSSDSTNSICSTSSYEKTTEMNPALCWDVVVPSKCIVYAVLTYLAVEVVPQVFILIGL from the coding sequence ATGTCAAAGAGAACAACTGTGAATGGAGGCAATCAAGATATGGATAAAGACTTGActgaagaaaaatataaattattgcaTAAGGGTGGCGGACAAGATGACTTCATACACGCACCGATAGACAAACTTGGAGTAGCTGGTCGTTGGCTGAGGCATAAACTACTTGATGGAATCTTGGTTGGGACTCCAGTACTCCAAACTATTCAGAAACACCGGACACCTAAGCGAACCTTACTCATGAAGATGATTAGTTTTTTAGGCACAGAAGACTTTTACACAGTGCTTTTTCTTCTGATAATATGGTGTCTTGATGGCAGATTGGGACGTTTATTTGGAGTGTTAATGGGTATTGGGTTTTATGCAGCTGGATTTTTCAAGTCACTACTTTGCTTGCCACGTCCTCCTTTTAACAAAGTCAAACCAGAAGAAAAGGCATACGACTGGGCTTTGCCTAGCCATCATTCACTACTCGGCACAATTTTACCTTGGTATATTTGGATCTACATTAATGTTCATCAAGAACTGTCATCAGTTCAACTTACCTGTTTGTTCCTTGTTATCAGCTCATGGTCTTTCAGTGTGATGTTCAGCAGGCTATACTTGGGAGTCCACAGTCCAGCAGACATCGTATCAGGTGGTTTTGTGGGTGTACTGGTTTTGAGTTTATGGCTCCAAGTTGATGATATTGTGGATAACTTTATTAGTCAACAAAAAGTAGAAAATCCACTTCAATGCGTCctactgtttgcggctcttttgtATCTTCACCCTAAATGTGATCCAGGCAACCCATCTTTTACGGACAACTGCTGTCTTGCTGGAGTAGTCACTGGTTTAATTATAGGTCGAAGCCAAAGAAGCAGACTTCTTGGATTTCCTTCGCTACTTGAAACACTGCCATTAGACACACCTCTTTCGaacttcatatttttaacatcaATGCGACTCATTGTTGGAGCTATTTTTGTCTTTGTAGCTCGTAccatattgaaatttatagtAACGACAGTAATAGAGATTGTTTTCAAATTACTAGGATTGCAATTTTACAGTAGTTCTACATACAGAGATGCAGGTCATACGAGGTTTAAGCATTACAATGAAAATTTCCGGCTTCCTCCGATATACATCAAACAAGCAGAGAATGAAGATGATGAGTTATCTTCATCCGATTCAACTAATTCAATTTGTAGCACATCAAGTTATGAAAAAACAACAGAAATGAATCCTGCTTTATGCTGGGATGTGGTTGTACCTTCTAAATGCATAGTTTATGCAGTCCTCACTTATTTGGCAGTTGAGGTTGTACCGCAAGTCTTCATATTGATTGGCCTGTAG
- the LOC120347614 gene encoding galactosylceramide sulfotransferase-like isoform X1, protein MNINTVYRPGIFLLNSLNLFYLMMTHKKYFLPSISVLTLFIISMIITENRKNLYGQPSNRETICNPACQMQRTKSIKQKQNIMFLKTHKTASSTLQNILIRYAYNNDRFVGLPQLGHIFGMYSGASFTPSMMFPLPESGKVNMLLHHMVFDYEEVSSVLPPDSVFITILREPATQFESAFQFFKHKNAAFGRVKHKHAMNEYLSNPSRYFKGPKDGQFWGFGKNNVFFDLGFNSLSDDNEYISESISIIENKFDLVLIAEYFDTSLLLLKDLLGWEMNDIVYLSLNARERNTVRHLTSEDIDLIYQWNKADVAVYQHFNKTIRQRVKKYGRSRMREDLKMFQTLKSGVTRFCVDPNICGRKELTEHKYKMFNPRGVKIAQYKLNDQAIHNETCQELIYPEYTWYQILLDKEYPMRFDLFSKLTSSII, encoded by the exons ATGAATATAAATACAGTATACAGACCAGGCATATTTTTACTAAATAGTTTGAATCTATTCTATCTGATGATGACGCATAAGAAATATTTTCTACCAAGTATTTCGGTTTTAACATTGTTCATAATTTCGATGATTATTactgaaaataggaaaaatctgTATGGTCAACCGTCCAACAG AGAAACCATATGCAACCCAGCTTGCCAAATGCAACGGACCAAATCGATTAAACAGAAACAgaatattatgtttttaaaaactcATAAAACAGCAAGTTCTACTCTACAAAACATACTCATTCGTTATGCGTACAATAATGATCGTTTCGTCGGGCTACCACAGTTGGGACACATATTCGGAATGTATTCCGGAGCTTCATTTACACCGTCGATGATGTTTCCTTTACCAGAGTCGGGAAAAGTTAACATGTTACTTCATCACATGGTTTTTGATTACGAAGAG GTTTCTTCAGTTTTGCCACCTGATTCAGTGTTCATTACTATTCTCAGAGAACCTGCAACACAATTTGAATCGGCGTTTCagttttttaaacataaaaacgCTGCATTTGGAAGAGTTAAACATAAACACGCGATGAATGAATATTTATCAAATCCCTCAAG atatttcaaaGGACCTAAAGATGGGCAATTCTGGGGCTTcggaaaaaataatgtattttttgatTTGGGATTCAACAGCCTGTCTGATGACAACGAATATATATCGGAATCAATCtcaataatagaaaataaatttgacttaGTTTTGATTGCCGAATATTTTGATACTTCACTGCTATTACTAAAAGATCTTCTTGGCTGGGAAATGAATGATATTGTGTATCTGTCTTTAAACGCAAGAGAAAGGAATACGGTAAGGCACTTGACCTCAGAAGACATCGACCTAATATATCAGTGGAATAAAGCTGATGTTGCGGTGTATCAgcattttaataaaacaatcCGGCAACGGGTCAAAAAATATGGAAGATCAAGGATGAGGGaagatttaaaaatgtttcaaaccTTAAAGAGCGGCGTTACCAGATTTTGTGTTGACCCTAACATATGTGGCAGAAAAGAATTGACGGAACATAAATATAAGATGTTCAATCCACGTGGAGTAAAAATTGCTCAGTATAAATTGAACGATCAAGCTATTCACAATGAAACTTGTCAAGAATTGATCTATCCTGAATATACTTGGTATCAGATATTATTAGACAAAGAATATCCAATGcgatttgatttattttcaaaattaactagTTCAATCATATAG
- the LOC120347864 gene encoding NXPE family member 3-like, which produces MTFLSNADRKPGILMVLFLFPTYTLCTSIPDSDRSEASVFKTYLFENVTATEDVFPPLPGIFQSKWIQYFPHIQSMKGHFGGMNTLPPQPMITSARKTIISIPKKIYKLNDIFKAKIKAMDFRGNPKKYGGDFFRVGLYKPFRDTDGVSCGVVDNLIGTYDISCPLVWVGTGVLKVTLIHPSESLYGLMLNSSGTKELGVSLRATVKINGQEELTDCAFGFPGKSKYGVCDYSNPKNGDPWYCMKPKSNQCSTNLWMARYLDSDKNQKLGKRPYFRKGITWRVKIMQPNLTVQIQDGGSRPRFASELPRCSELKQVVLNKDPSVATGLAINAGWSSFICRNHPFDEDKFANCLQNHEIILTGDSTMKQWYRYLISAFGAETYGLGGTDSSWAERRIGHQRKNNITLRFFPHGPPSHHPGLSEVRPYISDTLDEIPSDRDNIIFIFSIGLHMNLFHPDIYLQRIRNIRASVENLHRRSPNIKIFVRELHAHSQSTILCPSDWFSYRYNVLLRQVFENADGVTYLPFWDMSAVYNNRPYHPGARLLKLQLGLLQSFVCK; this is translated from the exons ATGACTTTTTTAAGCAATGCCGACAGGAAGCCAGGTATATTGATGGTTTTGTTTCTATTCCCAACATATACGCTGTGTACTAGCATTCCAGATTCTGATAGATCTGAAGCGAGCGTCTTCAAAACGTACCTGTTTGAAAATGTCACAGCGACGGAAGATGTATTTCCACCTTTACCAGGtatatttcaaagcaaatggATACAATATTTTCCACATATACAGTCAATGAAAGGACATTTTGGAGGCATGAATACACTTCCTCCACAGCCCATGATAACTTCAGCCAGAAAGACAATAATTTCTATTCCgaagaaaatatacaaattaaacGATATATTCAAAGCCAAAATTAAAGCAATGGATTTTAGAGGAAACCCCAAGAAATATGGTGGTGATTTTTTCCGCGTGGGACTCTATAAACCATTTAGAGATACTGATGGGGTTTCTTGTGGCGTTGTGGACAATTTGATCGGGACTTATGATATTTCGTGTCCTTTAGTCTGGGTAGGGACTGGAGTACTGAAAGTGACATTAATACATCCAAGCGAAAGTTTATATGGACTGATGTTAAATTCTTCTGGAACAAAAGAACTCGGTGTTTCACTTCGAGCAACAGTGAAAATCAATGGACAAGAGGAGTTGACGGATTGCGCGTTTGGATTTCCAGGAAAATCAAA ATACGGAGTTTGTGATTACTCCAACCCAAAGAATGGAGACCCATGGTACTGCATGAAGCCAAAATCAAATCAATGTTCAACGAATCTATGGATGGCAAGATATTTAGATTCTGATAAAAACCAAAAGCTTGGAAAACGACCATATTTTCGAAAAGGAATAACTTGGAGAGTGAAAATAATGCAACCAAATTTAACGGTACAAATACAAGATGGCGGGAGTAGACCGCGATTTGCTTCCGAGCTACCACGGTGTTCTGAATTGAAACAGGTTGTTCTTAATAAAGACCCATCGGTTGCCACCGGATTAGCTATAAACGCTGGATGGTCTTCTTTCATTTGTCGAAATCATCCATTCGATGAAGATAAATTCGCAAATTGTCTTCAGAaccatgaaataattttaacagGAGATTCCACAATGAAACAATGGTATAGATACCTAATTTCAGCTTTTGGTGCTGAAACATATGGTCTGGGTGGTACGGATTCTTCGTGGGCGGAGAGGCGTATCGGACACCAAAGAAAAAACAATATAACCCTCCGATTTTTTCCGCATGGCCCCCCTTCTCATCATCCAGGACTGTCGGAAGTAAGACCGTATATATCAGATACTTTAGATGAAATTCCATCGGATAGagacaatattatatttatattttcgatTGGGCTGCACATGAATTTATTTCATCCAGATATATATTTACAACGAATCAGAAATATACGTGCGTCCGTTGAAAATTTGCATCGGAGATCGcccaacataaaaatatttgtcagggAACTTCACGCCCACTCCCAATCAACCATACTCTGTCCGTCAGATTGGTTTAGTTATAGATATAATGTTTTGCTACGTCAAGTGTTTGAAAACGCTGACGGCGTGACTTATTTACCATTTTGGGATATGTCGGCTGTTTACAATAATCGTCCATACCACCCTGGAGCACGATTGTTGAAATTACAGCTTGGTCTTCTTCAGTCTTTCGTTTGCAAATGA
- the LOC120347985 gene encoding uncharacterized protein LOC120347985 — protein MKILCAGFWKTGTKSLAQALKILGYKVYDYDDQLFHFENLWKKFFDGTVTDEEIREQLADVDVFIDGPVIAFWEEIHRAIPETKVILSIRDEDSWFKSYTGMMAGSPIWVKPLFLSMFITPTGHAFMRSAMRVFHFCQGVEGPFVLPMLNLTDNPRLYKAQFRRHNCHVIHTVQKDKLLVFQLSDSWEPLCRFLGKKIPEGISYPHKNKLGAHFKSDGGPGNPKFQRAGIEALIVLSIIVCVIAYLLYALVSKCLY, from the coding sequence ATGAAAATATTATGTGCTGGATTTTGGAAAACTGGAACAAAAAGTTTGGCACAAGCATTGAAGATACTTGGATATAAAGTTTATGACTATGATGACCAATTATTTCACTTTGaaaatttatggaaaaaattttttgatgGAACTGTGACGGATGAAGAGATTAGGGAACAACTTGCAGATGTTGATGTGTTTATTGATGGTCCTGTCATTGCATTTTGGGAGGAAATCCACCGAGCGATTCCGGAGACAAAAGTTATATTATCAATTCGCGATGAAGATTCTTGGTTTAAGAGTTATACTGGTATGATGGCAGGTTCTCCAATATGGGTAAAACCTCTGTTTTTATCTATGTTTATCACTCCTACAGGACATGCTTTTATGCGTAGTGCTATGCgagtttttcatttttgccaAGGTGTTGAAGGGCCTTTTGTATTACCTATGCTGAATTTAACTGATAATCCAAGGCTATACAAGGCTCAGTTTAGAAGGCATAACTGCCATGTAATACATACAGTCCAAAAAGACAAACTTCTTGTTTTCCAACTTTCTGATAGTTGGGAGCCCTTGTGTAGATTTTTGGGGAAAAAAATTCCAGAAGGAATTTCATATCCCCATAAAAACAAACTTGGCGCACATTTTAAATCAGACGGCGGACCTGGGAATCCTAAATTTCAGAGGGCAGGCATTGAAGCACTAatagttttatctattattgTTTGTGTTATTGCTTATTTATTGTATGCTCTTGTTTCAAAATGTCTTTACTAA
- the LOC120347398 gene encoding putative pterin-4-alpha-carbinolamine dehydratase isoform X2, whose amino-acid sequence MKLNEEERNTQLGPLLNSGWAMDSSGRDAIKKEYLFKNFNEAFGFMTRVALKAEKMDHHPEWFNVYNKVQITLSTHDVGGLSAKDVKLATFIEEAASSFTK is encoded by the exons atgaaacttaatgaagaagaaagaaataCACAACTTGGTCCATTGTTAAATTCTGGATGGGCAATGGATTCAAGTGGGAGAGATGCTAtcaagaaagaatatttatttaaaaactttaACGAAGCATTTGGATTTATGACGAGAGTTGCTCTGAAAGCAGAAAAAATGGATCACCATCCTGAATGGTTCAATGTCTATAACAAA GTGCAAATAACATTGAGTACTCATGATGTTGGAGGACTTTCTGCAAAGGATGTAAAACTTGCAACATTTATTGAAGAGGCTGCATCATCGTTTACAAAATAA
- the LOC120347398 gene encoding pterin-4-alpha-carbinolamine dehydratase-like isoform X1, producing the protein MASELSVLIRISRYCTFSTPRFLSTLINRTESKRWFAVKRIKMKLNEEERNTQLGPLLNSGWAMDSSGRDAIKKEYLFKNFNEAFGFMTRVALKAEKMDHHPEWFNVYNKVQITLSTHDVGGLSAKDVKLATFIEEAASSFTK; encoded by the exons ATGGCGTCAGAACTGTCTGTATTGATACGAATAAGTAGATACTGTACATTTTCAACGCCGCGATTCCTTTCGACGTTGATCAACAGGACCGAGTCGAAGCGGTGGTTTGCTGTG aaaagaataaaaatgaaacttaatgaagaagaaagaaataCACAACTTGGTCCATTGTTAAATTCTGGATGGGCAATGGATTCAAGTGGGAGAGATGCTAtcaagaaagaatatttatttaaaaactttaACGAAGCATTTGGATTTATGACGAGAGTTGCTCTGAAAGCAGAAAAAATGGATCACCATCCTGAATGGTTCAATGTCTATAACAAA GTGCAAATAACATTGAGTACTCATGATGTTGGAGGACTTTCTGCAAAGGATGTAAAACTTGCAACATTTATTGAAGAGGCTGCATCATCGTTTACAAAATAA
- the LOC120347614 gene encoding galactosylceramide sulfotransferase-like isoform X2, which produces MQRTKSIKQKQNIMFLKTHKTASSTLQNILIRYAYNNDRFVGLPQLGHIFGMYSGASFTPSMMFPLPESGKVNMLLHHMVFDYEEVSSVLPPDSVFITILREPATQFESAFQFFKHKNAAFGRVKHKHAMNEYLSNPSRYFKGPKDGQFWGFGKNNVFFDLGFNSLSDDNEYISESISIIENKFDLVLIAEYFDTSLLLLKDLLGWEMNDIVYLSLNARERNTVRHLTSEDIDLIYQWNKADVAVYQHFNKTIRQRVKKYGRSRMREDLKMFQTLKSGVTRFCVDPNICGRKELTEHKYKMFNPRGVKIAQYKLNDQAIHNETCQELIYPEYTWYQILLDKEYPMRFDLFSKLTSSII; this is translated from the exons ATGCAACGGACCAAATCGATTAAACAGAAACAgaatattatgtttttaaaaactcATAAAACAGCAAGTTCTACTCTACAAAACATACTCATTCGTTATGCGTACAATAATGATCGTTTCGTCGGGCTACCACAGTTGGGACACATATTCGGAATGTATTCCGGAGCTTCATTTACACCGTCGATGATGTTTCCTTTACCAGAGTCGGGAAAAGTTAACATGTTACTTCATCACATGGTTTTTGATTACGAAGAG GTTTCTTCAGTTTTGCCACCTGATTCAGTGTTCATTACTATTCTCAGAGAACCTGCAACACAATTTGAATCGGCGTTTCagttttttaaacataaaaacgCTGCATTTGGAAGAGTTAAACATAAACACGCGATGAATGAATATTTATCAAATCCCTCAAG atatttcaaaGGACCTAAAGATGGGCAATTCTGGGGCTTcggaaaaaataatgtattttttgatTTGGGATTCAACAGCCTGTCTGATGACAACGAATATATATCGGAATCAATCtcaataatagaaaataaatttgacttaGTTTTGATTGCCGAATATTTTGATACTTCACTGCTATTACTAAAAGATCTTCTTGGCTGGGAAATGAATGATATTGTGTATCTGTCTTTAAACGCAAGAGAAAGGAATACGGTAAGGCACTTGACCTCAGAAGACATCGACCTAATATATCAGTGGAATAAAGCTGATGTTGCGGTGTATCAgcattttaataaaacaatcCGGCAACGGGTCAAAAAATATGGAAGATCAAGGATGAGGGaagatttaaaaatgtttcaaaccTTAAAGAGCGGCGTTACCAGATTTTGTGTTGACCCTAACATATGTGGCAGAAAAGAATTGACGGAACATAAATATAAGATGTTCAATCCACGTGGAGTAAAAATTGCTCAGTATAAATTGAACGATCAAGCTATTCACAATGAAACTTGTCAAGAATTGATCTATCCTGAATATACTTGGTATCAGATATTATTAGACAAAGAATATCCAATGcgatttgatttattttcaaaattaactagTTCAATCATATAG
- the LOC120347732 gene encoding NXPE family member 3-like encodes MDSRTFLSKVDRKPVILMVLFLFLTYMLCTSIPNFARSEASVLKTYLFQNVSATEDVFPPLPGIFQSKWIQYFPYIQSMEVYFEGMNTLPPQPIITSARETKIYIPNKIYKLNDIFKARIKAMDSTGNPKKYGGDFFRVGLYKPFRDTDGVSCGVVDNLIGTYDISCPLVWVGTGVLKVTLIHPSESLYGLMLNSSGTKEPGVSLRARVKINGQEELTDCAFGFPGKSKHEVCDYSNPKNGDPWYCMKPKSPNQCSTNLWMDRYYDSVNDQKLGKRPYFQQGITWRVKIMQPNLAVQIQDDWSRPRFSSQLPPCSALKQVILNKDPSVATGLAINAGWSSFICRNYPFDENKFANCLQNHEIILTGDSTMKQWYRYLISAFGAEDYGLGGTDSSWAERRIGHQRKNNITLRFFPHGPPSHHPGLSEVRPYISDTLDDIPSNRDNIIFIFSIGLHMNLFHPDIYLQRIRNIHASVENLHRRSPNVKIFVKELHAHSQSTRVCPSDWFSYRYNVLLRQVFKNVDGVTYLPFWDMSAVYNNGPYHPGVRLLRLQLGLFQSFVCK; translated from the exons ATGGATTCTCGGACTTTTTTGAGCAAAGTCGACAGAAAGCCAGTTATATTGATGGTTTTGTTCCTATTCTTAACATATATGCTGTGTACTAGCATTCCAAATTTTGCTAGATCTGAAGCGAGCGTCCTGAAAAcgtatttgtttcaaaatgtcTCAGCGACGGAAGATGTATTTCCACCTTTACCAGGtatatttcaaagcaaatggATACAATATTTTCCATATATACAGTCAATGGAAGTATATTTTGAAGGAATGAATACACTTCCTCCACAGCCCATTATAACTTCTGCCAGAGAGACAAAAATTTATATCccgaataaaatatacaaattaaacGATATATTCAAAGCCAGAATTAAAGCAATGGATTCTACAGGAAACCCCAAAAAATATGGTGGTGATTTTTTCCGCGTGGGACTCTATAAACCATTTAGAGATACTGATGGGGTTTCTTGTGGCGTAGTGGACAATTTGATCGGGACTTATGATATTTCGTGTCCTTTAGTCTGGGTAGGGACTGGAGTACTGAAAGTGACATTAATACATCCAAGCGAAAGTTTATATGGACTGATGTTAAATTCTTCTGGAACAAAAGAACCCGGTGTTTCACTTCGAGCAAGGGTGAAAATCAATGGACAAGAGGAGTTGACGGATTGCGCGTTTGGATTTCCAGGAAAGTCAAA ACACGAAGTTTGTGATTACTCCAACCCAAAGAATGGAGATCCATGGTACTGCATGAAGCCAAAATCGCCAAATCAATGTTCAACGAATCTATGGATGGATAGATATTATGATTCTGTTAATGATCAAAAACTTGGGAAACGACCATATTTTCAACAAGGAATAACTTGGAGAGTGAAAATAATGCAACCCAATTTAGCGGTGCAAATACAAGACGACTGGAGTAGACCGCGATTTTCTTCTCAACTACCGCCGTGTTCTGCATTGAAACAGGTTATTCTTAATAAAGACCCGTCAGTTGCCACCGGATTAGCTATAAACGCTGGATGGTCTTCTTTCATTTGTCGGAATTATCCATTCGATGAAAATAAATTCGCAAATTGTCTTCAGAaccatgaaataattttaacgGGAGATTCCACTATGAAACAATGGTATAGATACCTAATTTCAGCTTTTGGTGCTGAAGATTATGGTCTGGGTGGTACGGATTCCTCGTGGGCGGAGAGGCGTATCGGACACCAAAGAAAAAACAATATAACCCTCCGATTTTTTCCGCATGGCCCCCCTTCTCATCATCCAGGACTGTCGGAAGTGAGACCGTATATATCAGATACTTTAGATGACATTCCATCAAATAGagacaatattatatttatattttcgatTGGACTGCACATGAATTTATTTCATCCAGATATATATTTACAACGAATCAGAAATATACATGCGTCCGTTGAAAATTTGCATCGGAGGTCGCCTAacgtaaaaatatttgtcaaggAGCTTCATGCACACTCTCAATCAACCAGAGTCTGTCCGTCAGATTGGTTTAGTTATAGATACAATGTTTTGCTACGTCAAGTGTTTAAAAACGTTGACGGCGTGACTTATCTACCATTTTGGGATATGTCGGCTGTATACAATAACGGTCCATACCACCCTGGAGTACGATTGTTAAGATTACAGCTTGGTCTTTTTCAGTCTTTCGTTTGCAAATGA